The Oscillatoria acuminata PCC 6304 genomic interval AGAGATAGTTCCCGTGGTCACAACTCCCTTAACCGTTCCAGTTTTTATGATTTTTCTAGCTTGGTAGGGATAGAGATTTTTTAAAGTTTTAATTTCAATGTAGTGACTCATCATTCAGTTTCTACTTGTTGCTTAATCCTGGTAATCACCTCTAGGGCCTTAGTTAAATCGCTATCCTTTACTATTTCGATATCCCCTTTTTCATCATAAAAATCGGTTTCTCGGCATTCAATCCCTTGCTTTTGTAGTTCCTGAATGAGCCAGATTTTTAAATCTTCATGAAGGTTGATTTTATCGATTAAATCTTTGGCGCTAGGCATTGATTCACTCTTGTTTTGCTCAATCCGAACTCGATGCTTCTCCGGATGCCTCTACTATCCAGAACAGAAAAAGGGGGACAGCCCCCCTTTTAATGTATTTTAAATCTCCCAATTCAGGATGTCAAACCTGAGTTTAGACGGGAGTGCCGTTGGCATCCAAAAGACCGCGTTTGGGTCCGTGGATGGGGTCCTCAACGATGATGGTTTGGTCACGACTGGCCCCAATGGAGACCACGGCGATCGGGGCCGCCATCAATTCGGCTAAATATTTGAGGTAGTCTAGGGCTTGCTTGGGTAAGTCTTCCAAGGTCCGACAGTTCATGGTGGATTGCTGCCAACCGGGAAGGGTTTCATAAATGGGTTTACACCGCGCAAACAGACGGGAACTGCTGGGGAAATTATCGCAGCGAGTGCCATCAATTTCGTAGGCAACGCAGACTTTAATTTCGTCGAGTTCGTCTAAAACATCGAGTTTGGTAATCGCCAGACAGTCAATGCCGTTAATGCGGACTGCATAGCGACCGATGACGGCATCAAACCAGCCACAGCGGCGTTTTCGGCCCGTGGTGGTCCCGAATTCTGCACCGCGATCGCACAGGATATCTCCAACTCCCTCGGTCATTTCCGTGGGGAAAGGCCCTTCACCCACCCGGGTAGTGTACGCTTTCGCCACACCAATGACGCGATCGATCATCGTCGGACCGACTCCAGCTCCCACACAGGCTCCACCCGCTACCGGGTTGGACGAGGTGACATAAGGGTAAGTCCCATGATCAAGATCCAGCAGAGTCCCTTGCGCCCCTTCAAATAAAATATTGCGCTTTTCTTGAACCGCATCATAAATTTTCAGGGAGGCATCCACGACATGAGGACGCAGACGTTGAGCGTATTGCTCGTACTCATCGATCACCGCCTCTGGGTCAAGCGGCGGCAGATCGTACAATTTTTCCAAAATCACATTTTTATAGTTAATCGTCCAGTTGAGTTGCTTGCGGAGCCCCTCGGGGTCGATTAAATCTAAAATGCGAATCCCAATCCGTTCGGATTTATCGGCATAAGTCGGGCCAATTCCGCGCCCGGTTGTGCCGATTTTGTGGTTTCCCCGACGCTCCTCCGATGCCTGATCGATGAGGCGATGGTACGGCATCGTCACATGAGCCGTCTGGGAAATCATCAGGTTCTGGGTAGAAATATTGAGCGCTTCGAGGCGATCGAGTTCTTCAATTAAAGTTTTTGGATCAATTACCGTCCCCGAACCAATGATACATTCGGTTTCTGGATAAAGGATACCAGAGGGAATCAGGTGCAGTTTGAAGGTTTGGTCCTTGACTACTACCGTGTGACCGGCGTTGACCCCCCCTTGGTAACGGACTACAACATCTGCCGACTTGCTCAACAGATCGGTAACTTTGCCTTTTCCTTCATCGCCCCACTGGGCACCGATTACAACGACGTTAGCCAAGGGTCTTTTTTGCTAAAGTTTACACAATCGACAATTATCTCCAGATCCCGTACCAATTGTCAAATTAATTTTTGTTAAATTTCCGTTTTCAAAAAATCACACTAAAATATAACTTAATGGGCTTGACTCGGAGTGCATCTTTTCGATATTCTAGATCTAATTAGCTCTCCGAACTCATTGACCCCTCATCCATCCACAAGAGGAGAAGCTGCTGTGGCTTTATATGCTGAACTGCACCGACATCTAGGAGGTTCGGTGGTGCCTCGCGTTCTATGGCGATATTTTCAGCGCCACGATCGCGAACTGGCGCTGCGCTTTCCTGAATATCCAGGGTTTGAAGAGTTTTACACCAAACCCCGGGATACCCTCGATGAGTATTTAGAACTCCACACCCTGGTTGAAAGTGTCCAAAGCGTCGAAACTCTGCCGTATTTTATCTATCGATTGATTAGGGGGGCCTATATTTTTGAGAATCTGGCCTATTTAGAACTGCGTTATACCCCATATCTGCGGACCCCCCATGATTTGAGTCAATCGCAACGGATTGATCGCATGGCAGAGATTGTGGAAGTTGTCGGCAAGGCATCCCAATTGCCGGAATATCCCATCGTCACCCGCCAAATTCTCTGTATGCATTCGCGACTGCCGGATGAGGTGAATCGGGCGATCGTGGAGTTGGCGAGTCAGATGCCTCAGTATGTCTGTGCGATCGATGTAGCGGGAGGGGACAATCATTATGGCGATCGCCTCGATGAATTTGTCAAACTCTACGCCTATGCCCGTAACCTGGGTATAAATACCACCGGCCACCTCTACGAAACTCCCGACGGTTGCCATCCCCAACTCCTCCCCTACTTAATGCGAATCGGACATGGAATTCAAATTCCCTTAAAACATCCGGAATTATTACCGGAAGTCGCCCGTCGCGGACAATGTTTAGAAGTTTGTCCCACCACCTATTTTAAAACCGGAACCCTCCAGGATATCCAAGACCTCAAAATCATCTTTGACCGCTGCTTTGATGCCGGGGTTGATATCGCGATTTGCACGGATAATGCCGGATTACATGATATGCGCTTACCCTTTGAGTACGAAAGTCTATTAACTCAGGATATTATTGATTTTCGCCAGATGCAAGCCTGTCAGGAAGCGGCATTTCGTCATGCTTTTGCATGGCCTTATCACCAACCCCCCGCAGAAATGTTAACGGATTTGTTGAAACCGGAACCGATGCCCGTCATGCCCGTGGTTTAGGGGAAATTATCATCCAGAATTGCCCCTAAATCACGGTTGGAATCCTCATCCATACAGGCCCCGAGAGGGGTTTTTTTATGGGCAAATGAGTAGATTTACCAGTGCGCCTAACAAAAACCCGCACCCTAAAGGGTGGGGCTATACAGACAAAGCCCGCCTGCGCGGGCTCATTGATGAAAATGACTTTTCATACCTGGATTTGGGATAATGGTCTGTCTTGACAAAGTAGCGATCGGCCTCTTATCATTAAAACTACGGGAGTCATTCAAAAGTTTAGTCAAATCACTCCTGAATCATCACCAACCTTGATACAATCAAACCCTCTAAAACTCAATCGATTAACTCGGCCCTAACTCGTTAATAGATTATGCCCCACCAAAAGAAAAAACCCAGTGGATGTGGATGTGCCAGCATTCCGTTTTCGGTAATCCTCCTGTTTTTAGGTGGGGGTTATGTTTTATTCACTCAACGCGAACATTTGATCACCCGATTCATACCCGAGGATGTCAGAGAAAATATTCCCGGAGAAATTAGTCGATTTATCCCCGAAGATTTGCAGCAAAAAATCCCTTTTCTGAATGCGTCTGATTCAGCAGATGCGGAAGAAGTCAGTCAGAATTTGCCCGAGGCAACCCCAACTCCGGAACCCACCCCACAATCACCCCGGTTACCAGCAGCGCCAATTTCTAATCCATCTACCCCTGTGCCAACTGCTGAAATTAAACCCCCAGCCACTCCTCAAAGTCTTTGGGAACAAAAAGCGATTCGAGGGATTTATTTTAGTCGCTATCAAATTACCAATAATGCCACGGAAGAAACGATTAGAGCCCGGGTGCGGTATTATCGCGATCGCGGAATTAATACCCTGATTCATGGCGTGTGGGGAAATGCTTGCACCATGTACAAAAGTCAAGTTATGCAGACTAAATTCGGCTATGAGAGTTGTCCCAATGAGTTTCAGGATAAATGGCTGGATTGGTTAATTGACGAAGCGCATAAACATGACATGGAAGTCCATGCTTATTTTGAGAAAGGGATTAAAATTGATGAAAATAGTCCGGCATTCGATTTAGCCATCCAGCGAGGCTGGATTGTTCCAGGAGTCGATCGCACTCATCCCGGCGTTGACCATTACGTTTTGAATGTCGGCATTCCAGAAGTTGCAGAATTTTTCACCAATATTTTAGTCGAGTTTGTCACCAAATATCCCACCATTGATGCCGTGCAATGGGATGATTATTTAGGGTATCATGCAGAGTTACCCGGTCAAGTTGATCGCACCCTGGAATTAACCAGCTTTGTCCAAAAAGCGATTTCAGCCACCAAAGCTGCCAATCCTTCCGTGAGCTTTGATATTTGCCATCATAACCCCTATTGGTCCAAACGCTACTTTGCAGCCGATTGGGAAAACTGGGGAGTCGATCGCGTATTTATTCAAGTCTATGCCGAAGAAAATTTCGCGGAAGAACTCCCCTATGTCGAGGCTTATGATGGCATTTCTATTACTGAACGACAATTTAATCGCTTAGAAGAATTAGTCAGAAATCCCAAAGTTGACAACATTTTGTTATTTCCGCTTTCAGGGGAACCGGAAAAAATGGCCGATGAGGTTAAGCGTTTGACGGGTAAGATTCAGTAGAATAAATCCTCCTCATTTTTTATCAAAAATAAACAGCCTCTCAATCTCAGGGGTTTCTTTTTCTACTGCTACCTATTTTGGTAGCAGTGTGGGAAGAAAACTCCCGTCAAAGTTTACCTGATAAATTAAAGAATCAAAACGATTCGGTTTGTTCTTCATAGTCGTAAATGGTCAAGCCCAGGATTTTCAGGTAGGCGCGATCGTCAGCGTTTAATTCTGGCTTATCTAAAATTTTGTTAATCTGGGTTTGCGTAGCTTGGTAGTCAAGCTCATTGGTGATAGGACGAGGGGGAAATGCTGTCATAAGTTCTAAGTAGTAACTACTAGGATTCTTTAAACCACTCGTCATTTTTCCAGTTCTCCTTACTATATTCTGCATGGGTCAAAATTGACCGCCCCTATCTCCTGAATATTTTACTTATTGCTGAGTCGGAGAATAGTGAAGCCGCAGGATTTGATGAACCTGGAGGGGTAGCATCGCATAGGTTTGCCCTTCATCATCAATAAACTCTACTTCATAAACATTGGGGGCGAGTTCTTCTACAATGGTTCCCACTTGACCGGGAGTTAAGTGATGTTCAGGGATGGCTTCTAAAAGAGCAATTACATCACAAATTTTGAAAGTTTCGAGAGTTAGAGTCATGGTTTTGTTTTAATGATATAACAACTGGTTAAGCGAGGAAATGTTTCCGAGATACGGACGCTCCAATTGCTGCGAATGGTGGCAGTTTGACCTAAGCGCGTGACTGCAAAATCAATACAGTAGCGTTGTCCATATTCATCGTTCTCCGTGGGGACAGCATCATAGTTCTGGGCAGCTTCGGCTAAGAGATATTGTAATTTTTTGGCATCGTCTTAAGGAGAAAAGAACGGGGGATAGAGTTGTCTAATTGAGCAAGATTCAAAGCCCACAATAATATTGGCCCCAGCGTAGTTGATTACCCGGTCTGGCATCAATGCAATCAAAGATTTGAACGCGACCATTAATTAAACCAAAAACGTGATGCCATCCTGAGTTATTCGAGGCGATTTTGACCGAACTTATGGTGCCACAATTCTGAATTACCTGCTCACTGATAGTTTGCATTAACTCCCCGGAAGACAGGATGGTATCCTCTCCGGGTCCACCGACAACCAGGACCAGTTCATTCGGTTTCCCTCGGACAGGAGACAAGGAGTTATTTTCGACTTTTATTCCGTATAAAAAAGCATTTCTGACGTTGTTGATATTATTTTAAACTTGGGACAAACTTTGATGACAAGCATTACTCACGGAGTCGGGGGTTTGAATGAGAAAATCCCCTCGGACCCAACCAACTGCGCCGGATTCAACAAAGCGAACTCGATGCCAATGAAGGCTGTAAATATCGGAGGGATTTTCCCGCTGTGAGTCTAAAATTTCGACGCGATCGCCCACTACCCCATAATGTAGAGAACTCTGTTGTATCCCCGGACCACTCCGAATATTAATTTGAGATCCTTGGGTTGTTGTCAACAGACCCATTTCAACGGATTGCGCCAGGTAAGAAGAGGGCAAATCCGATGGGGGAGGATTGGAGGAGGGGTTTTTAGCCCAACTTAAGCCGGCAACTGCGCCGAACATGAGTCCAACAACAATTGTTAGTCCAAATTTGAAGTGCATGGTCACGGTTTTATCCTTTTTTTGTGAATGCTTACCCGGTAAATTGTTTAACTTTGAGAGGAAAATTCTAGCAGTATGGGCAATTCTTAAATTACCCATACCCGAAATGATAGGGTCGTGCCAAAACCTAAGCTGTCCGGTGATACAGGATTAATTATCCATCAAATTGATGAAGGGTTGGCGCGTTTGGGAAAGGGTCAGGTCTAGGCTATATCCTAATTCCAGAGCTTTTTCACGTCTTGACGGATTGTTAAAGGGTTCCATCATGTTGATATCGTGACAAACTGCCCAGTATAGGGCATCGGATTCCAAGAACGCCCCACTCACTTCAGTGCCTGGACTCATATTGTTAATGAAGTATTCATTATCCTTGAAAAAGATAACCATGGGACGTTGGGTAGAACATAAAACTTGGGTGGAAGCCTCCTGTAATATCCATTCTCCACCCGTTTCTTCCCCCAGGGGTATTTGGTAGGTTAAGACTTCGGTTTGGTAGAGTCGCTC includes:
- a CDS encoding adenylosuccinate synthase; this translates as MANVVVIGAQWGDEGKGKVTDLLSKSADVVVRYQGGVNAGHTVVVKDQTFKLHLIPSGILYPETECIIGSGTVIDPKTLIEELDRLEALNISTQNLMISQTAHVTMPYHRLIDQASEERRGNHKIGTTGRGIGPTYADKSERIGIRILDLIDPEGLRKQLNWTINYKNVILEKLYDLPPLDPEAVIDEYEQYAQRLRPHVVDASLKIYDAVQEKRNILFEGAQGTLLDLDHGTYPYVTSSNPVAGGACVGAGVGPTMIDRVIGVAKAYTTRVGEGPFPTEMTEGVGDILCDRGAEFGTTTGRKRRCGWFDAVIGRYAVRINGIDCLAITKLDVLDELDEIKVCVAYEIDGTRCDNFPSSSRLFARCKPIYETLPGWQQSTMNCRTLEDLPKQALDYLKYLAELMAAPIAVVSIGASRDQTIIVEDPIHGPKRGLLDANGTPV
- a CDS encoding adenosine deaminase, whose product is MALYAELHRHLGGSVVPRVLWRYFQRHDRELALRFPEYPGFEEFYTKPRDTLDEYLELHTLVESVQSVETLPYFIYRLIRGAYIFENLAYLELRYTPYLRTPHDLSQSQRIDRMAEIVEVVGKASQLPEYPIVTRQILCMHSRLPDEVNRAIVELASQMPQYVCAIDVAGGDNHYGDRLDEFVKLYAYARNLGINTTGHLYETPDGCHPQLLPYLMRIGHGIQIPLKHPELLPEVARRGQCLEVCPTTYFKTGTLQDIQDLKIIFDRCFDAGVDIAICTDNAGLHDMRLPFEYESLLTQDIIDFRQMQACQEAAFRHAFAWPYHQPPAEMLTDLLKPEPMPVMPVV
- a CDS encoding family 10 glycosylhydrolase — its product is MPHQKKKPSGCGCASIPFSVILLFLGGGYVLFTQREHLITRFIPEDVRENIPGEISRFIPEDLQQKIPFLNASDSADAEEVSQNLPEATPTPEPTPQSPRLPAAPISNPSTPVPTAEIKPPATPQSLWEQKAIRGIYFSRYQITNNATEETIRARVRYYRDRGINTLIHGVWGNACTMYKSQVMQTKFGYESCPNEFQDKWLDWLIDEAHKHDMEVHAYFEKGIKIDENSPAFDLAIQRGWIVPGVDRTHPGVDHYVLNVGIPEVAEFFTNILVEFVTKYPTIDAVQWDDYLGYHAELPGQVDRTLELTSFVQKAISATKAANPSVSFDICHHNPYWSKRYFAADWENWGVDRVFIQVYAEENFAEELPYVEAYDGISITERQFNRLEELVRNPKVDNILLFPLSGEPEKMADEVKRLTGKIQ
- a CDS encoding transcriptional regulator — encoded protein: MTAFPPRPITNELDYQATQTQINKILDKPELNADDRAYLKILGLTIYDYEEQTESF
- a CDS encoding DUF4926 domain-containing protein, which encodes MTLTLETFKICDVIALLEAIPEHHLTPGQVGTIVEELAPNVYEVEFIDDEGQTYAMLPLQVHQILRLHYSPTQQ
- a CDS encoding SH3 domain-containing protein, producing MHFKFGLTIVVGLMFGAVAGLSWAKNPSSNPPPSDLPSSYLAQSVEMGLLTTTQGSQINIRSGPGIQQSSLHYGVVGDRVEILDSQRENPSDIYSLHWHRVRFVESGAVGWVRGDFLIQTPDSVSNACHQSLSQV